TCCTCGCCGGACTCTATGGCCACCAGTCGCGAATAGGCAGCGACCACCATCAGCGACATGATGGCGATAATCACGGCGAAGCTCGCCAGGATCCGTTGGCGCAAGGTCCAGTTTTTCACAGTCAGCCCTCAAGTGTTCTACGCGAGCAGGAAAAATGGGCAGAGTATAGCCCAGCGGCTGCGCGCTTTTGCGGCTGACTTAACGGCTGGATCGGGCCAAACGGGCTAGATACTGGCCATTAGCCCGGTTTCATTGACTGGCAGCAAGTTTTACCTGGTTTTCCAGCTCGCTCTTGAGCGCCGGGTCAAGCTTGAGCTGGCGCGCCAGTTCGTCCAGGTAGGCACGCTCCATGAAATGCTCCTCGTCCACCAGCATGACACTGGCGATGTACATTTCGGCGGCCATTTCCGGGGTGCTGGCGGCGCGGGCGACGTCGGCCGGGTCCAGCGGTTTGTTCAGCTCGGCGTGCAGCCAGTGTTGCAGTTCCTGGTCGCTGGACAGCTTGACGAATTCGCCCTCGATCAGCGCCCGCTCGCGGTCATCGACATGGCCATCGGACTTGGCCGCTGCCACCAGCGCCTTGAGGATCGCCTGGCTGTGCTGCTCGACCTGGGCCGGCGGCAGGCGGTCGAGGGTTTGCGGCTCACCCTGCACCGCAGTGCCCTGCTTGGCCTGCCAGTTGCCGTAGGCCTTGTAGGCGATCACCCCGAGGGCCGCCAGGCCGCCGTAGGTCAGGGCCTTGCCGCCGTACTTGCGAGCCTTTTTGTTGCCCAGCAGCAAGCCCATCGCCCCTGCCGCCAGGGCACCGCCGCCGGCACCGGAGAGCAGGCTGCCCAGGCCACCACCGCCCTTGCCGCCGAGCAGGTCGCCAAGGCCGCCGGATTTGCCGGCAGGGCTTTTGCCGCCCTGGTTCTGCAGCAGGTCCTGGCCGGATTTGAGCAGTTGATCAAGCAAGCCGCGGGTGTTCATGGGGCATCTCCATGGGGAGGAAAGAAGCCCAAAGAGTACTGCCGCAGGCTGAAGCGAAGCTGAATGCATTTGCTTCCAGATGTTGCCTACGCTTAAACCAGCTATACCTGCACTTTCACCGCCCCGAGATAATTCCAACAAGAGGGAACACCATGTTCGTGCACAAGACCGCCACGCTCTGCGCCCTGAGCACCGCCCTGCTGGCCAGCGCCAGCCTGCAGGCCGCCGAACCGCTGAAAGCCGTGGGCGCCGGCGAAGGCCAGCTGGATATCGTCGCCTGGCCGGGTTACATCGAGCGCGGTGAAAGCGACAAGGCCTACGACTGGGTGACCGGCTTCGAGAAGGAAACCGGCTGCAAGGTCAGCGTCAAGACCGCCGCCACCTCCGACGAGATGGTCAGCCTGATGACCAAGGGCGGTTACGACCTGGTCACCGCCTCCGGTGACGCCTCGCTGCGGCTGATCGCCGGCAAGCGCGTGCAGCCGATCAATACCGCGCTGATCCCCAACTGGAAGAACCTCGACCCGCGGCTCAAGGACGGCGCCTGGTACGTGGTCAACCAACAGGTGTACGGCACGCCCTACCAATGGGGTCCGAACGTGCTGCTGTACAACACCGAGGTGTTCAAGCAGGCGCCGACCAGCTGGAGCGTGGTTTTCGAGCCGCAGGAGCTGCCCGACGGCAAGCCCAACAAGGGCCGGGTGCAGGCCTACGACGGGCCGATCTACATCGCCGATGCGGCGCTGTACCTGAAGTCGGCCAAACCTGAACTGGGCATCCACAACCCCTATGAACTGAACGAAACCCAGTACCAAGCGGTGCTCGACCTGCTGCGCCAGCAACATCCGCTGATCCACCGTTACTGGCACGATGCCACGGTGCAGATGAGTGACGTCAAGAACGAGGGCGTGGTCGCCTCCAGTTCCTGGGGCTACATGGTCAACGGCCTGCAAGCCGACAAACAGCCGGTGGCCTCGACCATTCCCAAGGAAGGCGCCACCGGCTGGGCCGACACCACCATGCTGCACAGCGAGGCCAAGCACCCCAACTGCGCCTACAAGTGGATGGACTGGTCGCTGCAGCCCAAGGTCCAGGGCGACGTAGCGGCCTGGTTCGGCTCGCTGCCCGCGGTGCCGGCGGCCTGCAGCGGCAGCGAACTGCTCGGCGCCGAGGGCTGCAAGACCAATGGTTTCGACCAGTTCGACAAGATCGCCTTCTGGAAGACCCCGCAGGCCGAAGGGGGCAAGTTCGTGCCCTATAGCCGCTGGACCCAGGACTATATTGCGATCATGGGCGGCCGTTAGGGCCCTGTCGCGGGGCAAGCCCGTTCCCACCTGAACACGCGGGCTTGCTCCCTCTTGCTGGAGCTTCGCACCATGACCCTTGCAGTGCAGTTCACCAATGTCTCGCGCACCTTTGGCGAGGTCAGGGCGGTTGACCAGGTGTCGATCGACATCCACGACGGTGAGTTCTTCTCGATGCTCGGCCCCTCGGGGTCGGGCAAGACCACCTGCCTGCGCCTGATTGCAGGCTTCGAGCAACCCAGTGCCGGGTCGATCCGCATCCACGGTGAAGAGGCGGCGGGGTTGCCGCCCTACCAGCGCGACGTCAACACGGTGTTCCAGGACTACGCGCTGTTCCCGCACATGAACGTGCGCGACAACGTCGCCTATGGCCTCAAGGTCAAGGGCGTGGCCAAGGCCGAACGCCATGCCCGCGCCGAAGAGGCCCTGGTCATGGTTGCCCTGGGCGGCTATGGCCAGCGCAAGCCGGTGCAACTGTCTGGCGGCCAGCGCCAGCGCGTGGCCCTGGCGCGGGCGCTGGTCAATCGCCCGCGGGTGCTGCTGCTCGATGAACCGCTGGGAGCGCTGGACCTGAAACTGCGCGAGCAAATGCAGGGCGAGCTGAAAAAGCTGCAGCGCCAATTGGGCATCACCTTCATCTTTGTCACCCATGACCAGACCGAGGCGCTGTCGATGTCGGACCGCGTCGCGGTGTTCAACCGCGGCCGCATCGAGCAGGTCGACACTCCACGCAACCTGTACATGAAGCCGGCGACCACTTTCGTCGCCGAGTTCGTCGGCACCTCGAATGTGCTGCGCGGCGCATTGGCGCAGCAGCTCAATGGCAGCCAGCTGCCGTTCTCGATCCGCCCGGAACACATCCGCCTTGGCGACCAGCCAGCGGCCAGCAACGAAATCCAGGTCAGCGGCCTGCTCCACGATATCCAGTACCAGGGCAGCGCCACCCGCTACGAGCTGCAGCTGGACAACGGCCAGTTGCTGAGCATCAGCCAGGCCAACAACCAGTGGCAGGAACACGCCGCGCCCTGGCAGCCCGGCCAGCGCCTGCAGGCACGCTGGGCCCGCGAGGCGATGACGGCGTTGCAGGAAACCGTGCCCGGCGAGGGCCACTGAAATGACCCAGGCTCTGGCAAACAGCGCGCCGGGCGTCATGCGGCGCTTCTCTACCCTGCTCTATCGGCGCCCCAACCTGTACCTGGCGCTGCTGCTGGTGCCGCCGCTGCTGTGGTTTGGCGCGATCTACCTGGGGTCGCTGCTGAGCCTGCTGTGGCAGGGTTTCTACACCTTCGACGACTTCACCATGGCGGTCACCCCTGACCTGACCCTGGGCAACTTCGCTGCGCTGTTCAACCCATCGAACTTCGACATCATCCTGCGCACCCTGGGCATGGCCATCGCCGTGTCGCTGGCCAGCGCCGTGCTGGCCTTCCCCATCGCCTACTACATGGCCCGCTACACCAGCGGCAAGACCAAAGCGTTCTTTTATATCGCGGTGATGATGCCGATGTGGGCCAGCTACATCGTCAAGGCCTACGCCTGGACCCTGCTGCTGGCCAAGGGCGGCGTGGCCCAGTGGTTCGTCCAGCAACTCAACCTGGGGCCGGTGCTGCAGTTCATCCTCGCTATTCCCGGGGTCGGCGGCAGCACCCTGTCGACCTCGCACCTGGGGCGCTT
This portion of the Pseudomonas sp. SORT22 genome encodes:
- a CDS encoding ABC transporter permease, with product MTQALANSAPGVMRRFSTLLYRRPNLYLALLLVPPLLWFGAIYLGSLLSLLWQGFYTFDDFTMAVTPDLTLGNFAALFNPSNFDIILRTLGMAIAVSLASAVLAFPIAYYMARYTSGKTKAFFYIAVMMPMWASYIVKAYAWTLLLAKGGVAQWFVQQLNLGPVLQFILAIPGVGGSTLSTSHLGRFLVFVYIWLPFMILPIQASLERLPPSLLQASADLGARPRQTFMQVILPLSVPGIAAGSIFTFSLTLGDFIVPQLVGPPGYFIGSMVYAQQGAIGNMPMAAAFTLVPIVLIAVYLSMVKRLGAFDAL
- a CDS encoding ABC transporter ATP-binding protein produces the protein MTLAVQFTNVSRTFGEVRAVDQVSIDIHDGEFFSMLGPSGSGKTTCLRLIAGFEQPSAGSIRIHGEEAAGLPPYQRDVNTVFQDYALFPHMNVRDNVAYGLKVKGVAKAERHARAEEALVMVALGGYGQRKPVQLSGGQRQRVALARALVNRPRVLLLDEPLGALDLKLREQMQGELKKLQRQLGITFIFVTHDQTEALSMSDRVAVFNRGRIEQVDTPRNLYMKPATTFVAEFVGTSNVLRGALAQQLNGSQLPFSIRPEHIRLGDQPAASNEIQVSGLLHDIQYQGSATRYELQLDNGQLLSISQANNQWQEHAAPWQPGQRLQARWAREAMTALQETVPGEGH
- a CDS encoding tellurite resistance TerB family protein, with the protein product MNTRGLLDQLLKSGQDLLQNQGGKSPAGKSGGLGDLLGGKGGGGLGSLLSGAGGGALAAGAMGLLLGNKKARKYGGKALTYGGLAALGVIAYKAYGNWQAKQGTAVQGEPQTLDRLPPAQVEQHSQAILKALVAAAKSDGHVDDRERALIEGEFVKLSSDQELQHWLHAELNKPLDPADVARAASTPEMAAEMYIASVMLVDEEHFMERAYLDELARQLKLDPALKSELENQVKLAASQ
- the ydcS gene encoding putative ABC transporter substrate-binding protein YdcS, which gives rise to MFVHKTATLCALSTALLASASLQAAEPLKAVGAGEGQLDIVAWPGYIERGESDKAYDWVTGFEKETGCKVSVKTAATSDEMVSLMTKGGYDLVTASGDASLRLIAGKRVQPINTALIPNWKNLDPRLKDGAWYVVNQQVYGTPYQWGPNVLLYNTEVFKQAPTSWSVVFEPQELPDGKPNKGRVQAYDGPIYIADAALYLKSAKPELGIHNPYELNETQYQAVLDLLRQQHPLIHRYWHDATVQMSDVKNEGVVASSSWGYMVNGLQADKQPVASTIPKEGATGWADTTMLHSEAKHPNCAYKWMDWSLQPKVQGDVAAWFGSLPAVPAACSGSELLGAEGCKTNGFDQFDKIAFWKTPQAEGGKFVPYSRWTQDYIAIMGGR